In Desulfobacteraceae bacterium, the following are encoded in one genomic region:
- a CDS encoding aspartate/glutamate racemase family protein translates to MKTIGMIGGMSWESSAEYYRVLNTRTRERLGGLHSAACILFSVDFAAIEALQRRGDWAAATRRMVAAGQAVARAGAELLLICTNTMHLMADAVQTGVDIPLLHIADATAERVLARGFTRIGLLGTRFTMEKDFYRGRLAQKYGLEVLVPPAADRRVADAVIFDELCRGRLLPASKAAYLRIIDGMLQAGAQGVILGCTEIGLLVTQADTAAPLFDTARIHAEAAVDFAIDGPSGG, encoded by the coding sequence ATGAAAACCATCGGCATGATCGGCGGTATGAGCTGGGAGTCTTCGGCTGAGTACTACCGGGTGCTCAACACCCGCACCCGCGAGCGCCTGGGCGGGCTGCACTCCGCAGCCTGCATCCTCTTTTCGGTGGATTTCGCCGCAATCGAGGCCCTCCAGCGCCGGGGGGACTGGGCGGCGGCCACGCGCCGGATGGTGGCCGCCGGACAGGCGGTGGCGCGCGCCGGCGCCGAACTGCTGCTGATCTGCACCAACACCATGCACCTGATGGCCGACGCCGTCCAGACCGGGGTGGACATACCGCTGCTGCACATCGCCGACGCCACCGCCGAGCGAGTGCTGGCGCGGGGGTTCACGCGCATCGGGCTGCTGGGAACGCGCTTTACCATGGAAAAGGATTTCTACCGCGGCCGGCTGGCGCAAAAGTACGGTCTGGAAGTGCTGGTGCCGCCGGCGGCGGACCGCCGGGTGGCGGACGCCGTAATTTTTGACGAACTCTGCCGGGGGCGCCTCCTGCCCGCCTCCAAGGCCGCCTACCTGCGCATCATCGACGGTATGTTGCAGGCCGGCGCCCAGGGCGTCATCCTGGGCTGCACCGAGATCGGGCTGCTGGTCACCCAGGCGGATACCGCCGCGCCGCTCTTCGATACCGCCCGGATCCACGCCGAGGCGGCGGTGGATTTCGCCATCGACGGCCCGTCGGGCGGATAG
- a CDS encoding DnaJ domain-containing protein, whose product MAQKDYYRILGVSPQADVKQVKDAYRELALKYHPDRNQGNPQVTEKMKALNEAYAVLSNPEKRRAYDALRSQFGASAYTQFRQAYSEQDIFRGSDLFHFFDEISKGFGFRGYEEIFREFYGKGFRSFEFQKPGMKARGFVFFGPLGRTAHGSRRLQSGGGLGRLPGLLLEKIVGARLPQAGGDLQADIELTPEFARQGGPFAYFHRPKNKRLVVQIPPGVRHGQRIRLAGMGRDGKAGGRPGDLFLRVRIRLPLLQKIKRFLAGGRS is encoded by the coding sequence ATGGCACAGAAGGACTACTACCGCATACTGGGTGTATCACCCCAGGCCGATGTCAAGCAGGTCAAGGACGCCTACCGCGAACTGGCCCTGAAATACCACCCGGACCGCAACCAGGGCAACCCCCAGGTGACCGAGAAGATGAAAGCCCTCAACGAGGCCTACGCGGTGCTCTCCAACCCCGAGAAGCGGCGCGCCTACGATGCCCTGCGAAGCCAATTCGGCGCCTCGGCCTACACCCAGTTCCGGCAGGCCTATTCCGAGCAGGATATCTTCAGGGGCTCGGACCTTTTCCATTTCTTTGACGAGATTTCCAAGGGGTTCGGTTTTCGCGGCTACGAGGAGATCTTCCGGGAGTTTTACGGCAAGGGGTTCCGCTCCTTCGAGTTTCAGAAGCCGGGGATGAAGGCCCGCGGCTTCGTTTTTTTCGGCCCGTTGGGGCGCACCGCTCACGGCTCGCGCCGGCTGCAATCCGGCGGCGGGCTGGGGCGGCTGCCCGGCTTGCTGCTGGAAAAGATCGTCGGCGCCCGTCTGCCCCAGGCGGGTGGCGACCTGCAGGCGGATATCGAACTGACCCCGGAATTTGCCCGCCAGGGCGGCCCTTTCGCCTATTTTCATCGCCCCAAAAACAAACGCCTGGTGGTGCAGATCCCCCCGGGGGTGCGCCACGGGCAGCGGATCCGATTGGCCGGAATGGGCAGAGACGGCAAGGCCGGCGGCCGGCCGGGCGACCTCTTCCTGCGGGTCCGGATCCGCCTGCCCCTGCTCCAGAAGATCAAGCGCTTTCTTGCCGGCGGCCGGTCCTGA
- a CDS encoding alpha/beta hydrolase — MPPAAKTGLVLVLIYASYCALLFLMQRQMIFPRHLSGGPAAAAGPDVAVLWLDTPEGRVEAWFLPVQAQGLPHSGPWPAIIFAHGNAERIDLWADAFRSITRRGVAVLLVEYPGYGRSQGAPSQAAITRTMIAAHDHLRGLRDVDPDRIVFLGRSIGAGAVCSLAAERPPAALVLLSAFKSTRAMAYRFLAPGFLIRDPFDNLAVVSSYPGPVLVVHGRRDDIIPYAHGVALSRAAPRGRLITYEAAHNDCPPDWEKFCSDLLDFLGEAGILEPAGV, encoded by the coding sequence ATGCCCCCTGCCGCCAAGACCGGCCTGGTGCTCGTGCTGATCTACGCAAGCTATTGCGCTTTGCTGTTTTTGATGCAGCGCCAGATGATCTTTCCGCGCCACCTCAGCGGCGGGCCGGCGGCCGCGGCGGGACCGGACGTGGCGGTGCTCTGGCTGGACACCCCCGAGGGCCGGGTGGAAGCCTGGTTTCTGCCGGTCCAGGCCCAAGGCCTCCCGCACAGCGGTCCCTGGCCGGCGATCATCTTCGCCCACGGCAACGCCGAGCGCATCGACCTGTGGGCCGATGCCTTCCGGTCGATCACCCGCCGGGGCGTCGCGGTCCTGCTGGTGGAGTACCCCGGCTACGGCCGCTCCCAGGGCGCGCCCTCCCAGGCCGCCATCACCCGGACGATGATCGCCGCCCACGACCACCTCCGCGGCCTCCGGGACGTTGACCCCGACCGCATCGTTTTCCTGGGGCGCTCCATCGGCGCCGGTGCGGTTTGCAGCCTGGCCGCAGAGCGCCCGCCGGCCGCGCTGGTGCTCCTGTCGGCCTTTAAAAGCACGCGCGCCATGGCCTACCGCTTCCTGGCGCCCGGCTTCCTGATCCGGGACCCATTCGACAACCTGGCCGTGGTCAGCAGCTACCCCGGCCCGGTGTTGGTGGTCCACGGCCGCCGCGACGACATCATCCCTTACGCCCACGGGGTGGCCCTCAGCCGGGCGGCCCCCCGGGGGCGGTTGATCACCTACGAGGCCGCCCACAACGACTGTCCGCCGGACTGGGAAAAATTTTGCTCCGACCTGCTTGATTTTCTGGGAGAAGCCGGCATCCTGGAACCGGCGGGAGTCTGA